Proteins from one Sandaracinaceae bacterium genomic window:
- a CDS encoding class I SAM-dependent RNA methyltransferase, with product MRKGDTLTLDVTALDESGDGVAQLGGHAVHVVAAFPGERVSARVDYVSKRGPMSHAHLLEVLNPHPARKTAPCAQHPSRGGRCTGCTMMPLTVGAQRAALRQYLESELGLHVGDGATHGALEGEGSAGYRYSSKRVAFGGPGRVRLGSFIRGTHRVAYMDGCIVEHPSIGRAVAAVERAVQALNVGAYDERTDQGLLRYVWFKTDGERVLCTLIMSTEDLDTAMRIASALDPHDVAGVALSVQSGTGNAVRGTPALPVRGRAELTLRVAGVPIPVGPLGFLQPNPEVAGQCYRALVDGAQGKLAFDLYAGAGITTVLLREHFTQVVPVEAYPESAAMLGVSPSSVEQFLAGYQGDAPELVVANPPRKGLRTEVCAALRRVAPREIRIMSCGPKGLRRDLDQLCAEDGPGARYRLVELRGFDTLPHTPHIELVARLERVDPSVSA from the coding sequence ATGCGCAAAGGCGACACCCTCACGCTGGACGTGACCGCGCTCGACGAGTCGGGCGACGGCGTGGCTCAGCTAGGAGGTCACGCCGTGCACGTGGTCGCGGCGTTTCCGGGCGAGCGCGTGTCGGCGCGCGTGGACTACGTGTCGAAGCGCGGGCCCATGTCGCACGCGCACTTGCTCGAGGTGCTGAACCCACACCCCGCACGCAAGACCGCGCCCTGCGCGCAGCACCCGTCCCGCGGTGGGCGCTGCACCGGCTGCACCATGATGCCGCTCACCGTGGGGGCACAGCGCGCGGCGCTCCGTCAGTACCTAGAGAGCGAGCTGGGCCTGCACGTGGGCGACGGGGCGACGCACGGCGCGCTCGAGGGCGAGGGCTCCGCCGGCTACCGCTACTCCAGCAAGCGCGTGGCGTTCGGCGGCCCCGGCCGCGTGCGCCTGGGCAGCTTCATCCGCGGCACGCACCGCGTGGCCTACATGGACGGCTGCATCGTGGAGCACCCCAGCATCGGCCGCGCGGTGGCCGCGGTGGAGCGCGCCGTGCAGGCGCTGAACGTGGGGGCCTACGACGAGCGCACCGATCAGGGCCTCTTGCGCTACGTGTGGTTCAAGACCGACGGCGAGCGCGTGCTGTGCACGCTGATCATGAGCACCGAAGACCTGGACACTGCGATGCGCATCGCGAGCGCGCTCGACCCGCACGACGTGGCGGGCGTGGCGCTGAGCGTGCAGTCCGGCACCGGCAACGCGGTGCGTGGGACGCCAGCGCTCCCCGTGCGTGGTCGTGCGGAGCTCACGCTGCGCGTGGCGGGCGTGCCCATCCCGGTGGGGCCGCTCGGCTTCTTGCAGCCCAACCCCGAGGTGGCCGGACAGTGCTACCGCGCGCTGGTGGACGGCGCGCAGGGCAAGCTGGCCTTCGACCTGTACGCCGGCGCGGGCATCACCACGGTGCTGCTGCGCGAGCACTTCACGCAGGTGGTGCCTGTGGAGGCCTACCCCGAGAGCGCCGCCATGCTGGGCGTGTCTCCCAGCAGCGTGGAGCAGTTCCTGGCGGGCTATCAGGGCGACGCGCCCGAGCTGGTGGTGGCCAACCCCCCGCGCAAGGGGCTGCGCACGGAGGTGTGCGCGGCGCTGCGGCGCGTGGCCCCGCGCGAGATCCGCATCATGAGCTGCGGCCCCAAGGGCCTGCGCCGTGACCTCGACCAGCTGTGCGCCGAAGACGGCCCCGGCGCGCGCTACCGGCTGGTGGAGCTGCGCGGCTTCGACACGCTCCCGCACACCCCGCACATCGAGCTGGTGGCGCGCCTCGAGCGCGTGGACCCCTCGGTGTCGGCGTGA